Genomic DNA from Xiphophorus hellerii strain 12219 chromosome 16, Xiphophorus_hellerii-4.1, whole genome shotgun sequence:
ATGTCTTGTGAAACAGCGGCTCGCAAGAGGGGTATTTGACTTTTCTATGCTCTTTATCTCTGAGTTTGCACTCTTAACTGCAACTcgaatatttacaaatatatttcaaattagGAATCCAAACAGATGAGCTTTGCCACCATGGTGGTCACTGCGTCAACTCTGGCAATACACACATTTGTAAATGCCCTGCTGACTACACTGGGAGCTATTGTGAAATACAAGTGGACCAATGTGAAGACAAACCTTGTCGCAATGGTGCCACCTGCAGGTCATATGTTGGCGGGTACCAGTGTGATGTAAGTCAAATCCCTTATCTATTCTGAAACAAGTCAATTCTTCAGTGTCAAAACTTACCAAAGATAACTTTGGCAGGGGATTAAAATCttcccttttattttttcaacctacaaaaatacaaatataatgCGCTTATCATATCATTACAGTGCATGCCTGGCTATACTGGACAGACCTGCGAGATTGAAATCAATGAGTGCCAGTCTCATCCTTGCCAGAATGGGGGCACTTGTATTGATTTAGTTGGACATTATATCTGCTCCTGTCCCCCCGGCACACTGGGTAAGCAAgaacaaaagcaacagaaactTATGCATATCACTAAAGAGTTTACTTTCTGTGTCAAATAGATAGTACCTATATTCATTAGTGTGTGATAATCTTCTGTTTTGTAGGTGTTCTCTGTGAGATTAATGAGGATGACTGTGCACCACCACTGAGGCTACGAGGTGCTCCACCCAAGTGCCTCAATAACGGAACCTGTGTAGACAGAGTTGGTGGTCATCGCTGCAATTGTCCACCGGGTTTCACAGGAGACAGATGTGAGGGAGACATAAATGAGTGTCTCTCGAACCCTTGTAGTTCCACCAACAGTCTTGACTGCATCCAGTTGTCCAATGATTACCTGTGTGTCTGCAAGCCTGGGTTTACAGGTTAGACAATCTTCATTCTTGATGGTCTGTAACAgtgcattttgtttgtgtaagCCAAAACGTAACcactgacattgttttttagGACGAAGGTGTCAGAGCAGGTTCAGTGTGTGTGAATCTCAGCCTTGTCATAACGGGGGTGCCTGTTCAGTAACTAGCATTGCCCCTCTGGGATACACCTGTACATGTCAACTTGTAAGTTTAAGATAGTTTTGAGTATTCAAACATCTAATTTTACATTGTAGTTTGCCAATGACATGACAATATCAAAAGGTTGTAAGCACAAACTGCTTTAACAATGTTTATCTCTAGGGTTATGCTGGTCCAAACTGCGAAAGGAGCATGTCTTGTCAGGAGCTGTCTTGCTACAATGGGGGAAGCTGTGCCCTTACCAAGAGGGGAACACGCTGCGTATGCTTGTCAGGCTTTGGCGGGCCCCAATGTCAGCATCACAGTAATGATGGGTGCTCTTCCAAGCCATGCCAGAATGGAGGCCTGTGCACTGAAGAAACCAGCTCCCCATTTTTCCACTGCCAGTGTCTAAGTGGATTTATGGGAAAACGGTGCGAACAAAGCAAATCTGAGCTTCCGTCTCTCTCCTGCCCTAGGGCAGACTGTCAAGGCAAAGCCAATGATGGTGTTTGTGACAAGGAATGTAATACACTTCCTTGTCGTTGGGATGGTGGTGACTGCTCCCTGGCAGCGAATCCCTGGGCTCATTGCGCAGACCCCCGCTGCTGGCGTGCCTTCAACAATAGCCAGTGTGATGAATTCTGTAACAACCCTGAGTGTCTGTATGACAACTTTGACTGCAGAAGCAAAGAGAAAATTTGCAAGTgagtttgatttgattgataaggTTGATTCCTTTCATTTAACAGTAACATAAAATAGTTAAGATGATCcatgtgcttttgttttcttcagtccAATATATGCAAGTTACTGCAACGCCCATTATGCTGATGGTCAGTGTGACCAGGGCTGCAACACAGAAGAGTGTGGTTGGGATGGCTTAGATTGTGCAGAGACGGTTCCAGAGGATCTTGCCAATGGTGTTTTGGTGTTGGTCGTCCTTCTGCCTCCAGACAAGCTACTCCTTACTGGCAAAGCTTTTTTGCAGAAATTGAGTGCTATCCTGCACACTTCAGTACGCTTCAGATTGGACAAAAATGGAGACGCAATGATTCTTCCCTACACCCGTCGAGAGGCACGCCTCAAACGAGAACTTGGACATCAACATGAAGTTGTTGGGTTAGAAAGAcactgtaaatataaaatagaaaTCATTACCTGGGGATTGCTCTGTACACAAAACATCTTttcctgtgtctttttttgtaggTCCATAGTCTATCTGGAGATAGACAACCGTTTGTGCATTCGGGATTCAGAGGACTGTTTCCCGACAGCTAAAAGTGCGGCAGACTATCTTGGAGCTCTATCTGCAACAGAAATGCTCGACTTCCCTTATCCTCTTCGAGAAGTCAGAGGCAAGTGTGAATTCTGAGTTAACACAAGATTGATGAATCACTCTAATGAGGCATATGCAAATCCAAGCTTTCTTGTTCCACAACAGAAGAAAAGATCCCCGTTGATCCCATTTCACCAACGGAATGGTGGTATCTACTTACCCGATGGATGGTGCCAtgtttagtgtttatttttattttggtcatccTTGTGATTGGCATGTTGATAACTCGTCGGAAGCGTGAACACAGCACCCTTTGGTTCCCTGAAGGCTTCTTTCTTAAGAAGGAACCCAGCAGTAACAAAAACCGCAGGGAACCTGTGGGTCAAGATGCTCTTGGACTGAAGTAAGTTATTTGTAAATAGAACTTAAAACACTTTGGAGTTAATCGTTAATGTAAAATGGCTTGCTATTACCGTAGGAATCAGTTTTGAGTTTCAGTGGTTTTCCTGGAACTTATGCTGTTGCATTTTTTGATTTGTAATCAGACACATGCCAAAAACAGTTGAGGAATCTCTCCTCGGTGATCACAGTGATCAGTGGATGGACTCAGATTGCCCAGAAGCCAAACGACTCAAGGTTTGTCACACAAATTTTTCTTACTGTAAATATTGTGCATCTTTTTAAATTGACACCAGTGCGAGAATTTATATTACCAAATTTCTATATAAATTCAGGTTGAGGAGCCGAGCATGCTCTCTGACAGCGAAGATGCAGTGGACTGCAGACAGTGGACCCAGCACCATCTCGTAGCTGCAGACATCCGTGTACCACCCACGATAGCCCTCACACCACCTCAAGGAGAATTTGAAAGTGACTGCATGGACGTTAATGTCCGAGGCCCAGGTTGGTGTAGAAGTTTCATTTTAGGGTGAAAGCTGTCTTTTGACAATACATTTTAATCTTTCTTCACAAATCATTGTGGTGGTCACTTGAAATGActaactattttctttttcacttgtCCACATCCTAGATGGTTTTACACCTCTGATGCTGGCATCATTCTGTGGAGGCGGCCTAGAACCTGAGgtgacagaggaggaggagagtgaAGAGTGCTCTGCCAACATTATCTCTGACTTAATCTACCAGGGTGCATCGCTCGCTGCACAAACAGACCGTACCGGTGAGACAGCACTCCACTTGGCTGCTCGCTACGCACGTGCTGATGCTGCAAAGCGCCTGCTGGATGCCGGAGCAGACGCCAATGCTCAAGACAACACGGGACGAACACCGCTACATGCTGCTGTGGCTGCAGATGCACAGGGTGTCTTCCAGGTAATCAGTTATTAGGACATTGTGTTTGTTAATTACATTAGCAGTACaaaaatcttttactttttcccaaaatgtattttataactATAAAGGTTTTTTTCCCATTCTTTCCACTCATTTAGATTTTGATTCGAAATCGCGCCACTGATCTGGACTCCCGTATGTACGATGGCTCTACTGCTCTAATCCTGGCAGCACGACTGGCAGTGGAAGGCATGGTTGAGGAACTCATTACATGCCATGCAGATGTTAATGCAGTCGATGAATTGGGTAAGTCTCAGATCTCCAAATCATTTGGTTTAAATTCATGATAATACTTCAGCAAAACCAAAAGATTTTATCGTAATGGTTGACGTCTCTTTTAGGTAAATCTGCTTTGCATTGGGCTGCAGCTGTAAACAATGTAGATGCAACTATTGCTCTGCTGAAAAATGGCGCCAACAAAGATATGCAAGATCTGAAggtaattttaaaaacacaagcatGGAAGCCATACATAATGCATATGTTAGTATTTGACAGCTTGTTAATTTTTATGagctttctgtctgtttttcagGAGGAGACCCCTCTGTTCCTTGCAGCCCGTGAAGGAAGTTGTGAGGCAGTGAAGGTGCTACTTGCTCACTTTGCAAATAGAGAAATTACAGACCACATGGACAGGCTGCCGAGAGACATTGCTCTAGAGCGTATGCACCACGATATTGTACAACTTCTTGATGAATACAACACAGTAAGGAGTCCCCAGGGTCATGGAGCAGCTGGACACCAACTCGCAGGAGGCCACACTCTATCTCCTCTCATGTGCCCTCCCAGTGCCTTCCTCCCTAGTCTGAAGCACACCCCACAGAGCAAGAAGAACCGCCGGCCTGGGGCCAAAGGTTCCAGCCTTGGAGGCCAGCATGCTGCAAGTCTCAAGGAGTCAGTAAAGGCTCGCAATAAGAAGCTAACTCTGGACATGCAGAGTGCCTTATTGGATAGCTCGGTTACTCTGTCCCCAGTGGACTCCCTAGACTCACCGCACGGGGGAGCTAGCAATGCTGGCTACATCACCAATCCAACGTCACCTGTTGCCATGCAGTCACCAGGTCTTTTCCATTCCTCCATGTCTGTTCCAAACACCCCAATGGTTCACAGTAGCATGTTGGAAGGAGGGGGCCCATTTGCGGTATCTCTTGCACAAATTAATGACATTGGAGCGGGAGCAATGTCCATGCAGGGCCGTGTCTCTATGGCCTCAGATGTCAGCCATGGCTATGTGCTGAGTTCTGGCCAGCTGGGGGTCAACATGGGCATGGTCAGTCCTGTCAGTGTGCCATTTGACTGGCACAATCGCATGCCTCCATCCTCTCAGTGTGGTCAGCAGGTTGTGAATATTGTGCAGAGTAGTCAAGCAGGCATGCATGTCCAGAGTCCAGccatgcagcagcagaacatgCTGATGCACCAACAGCAGCTCTACCGCAGTCCAATGCTGCAGCCCACACCGGTTACCTCAGCGCCGACCATCAGCCCAGTGAAGCTGCCTTCCATTGCAGAGCAACAGCAGCTCATTAATCACAACATCACCAACCAGCCAAGCATGGGTCCTATGGGAAGGTCCACTCCACCTACCCCCCAAACCTCACAGCCTCCACCATCATTCTtccagcagcatcagcagcagctgcctCAGCAGTCCTCTCAGCCTCCTGTTCAGCCCACCcaaggagcagcagcagcagcccagCCAGCTCAGGTCCTGTCCTCCCAGCCAAGTAGTAGCGCTGCAGGGAACGAGGATTATCCAACACCTCCTTCCCAACACAGTTTTTCATCCACATTAGATGCCACACCCAAACGTTTCCACAATTTGCCCAGTGAGCACCCCTATCTGACACCCTCTCCAGAGTCTCCAGAGCACTGGTCCAGTCCCTCTCCCCACTgcgtctctgattggtcagattcCACACCAAGCCCAGCTGTCACTGTCCCCAACCAGACCCAAATTACTCAAATCCCAGAGGCCAATGGCAAGATGCAGGTGTTTGCATGAAGGTAATTCGGACTCAACCTGAAAAAGACTGGCTCttgggtttgtttgtgttttatctgtcaGCATGTTTCCAAGATTTTCTTTGGAGTTGAGCTGGCAATATGTATAAGAGGACCGTCTGCTAGTGAGTACAGCAGAGGAATAAATAAGTAAAGGGAAATGTGTGTTGTCTGAAAAAACTGCAGACAATTTAATGAAGTAATTCTGTCACGGATGGACTATTTTTGATTCCTTAAAAAAAGTATATGAAGAAAACCAAGTCTTTAATTTCAAAGACTTAGGGAAACTCTCCAGAAaactaacaaacatttaaaaagtagaaCAGAGAAAAAGTGAATTGTTGAAgggaatttgtttatttttatttattgtttttatctatCTGAACTgctcttcagttttatttctgttcgaGCCTCTCATATAAACTGCCACCATAATGTTAAAATGGTTCTAGCAACTGCATTTCAAAAATTACTCTGCCGTAGTTATGTTTAGGTTGTGgtaaataacaaatttatataTGAGTGTTATGAACAAGAATGTAGATGAGTGTCTTTAAAGCACTTCAACTGACCAGCCTCAAAGGGCAAGTCTTTGTCAAATACATTTGGCATCATTGGATATTTATAATATAAGGGGCATTTAATCGCTGTGAATTTTACatataatcttaaaaaaaaaatcagagacaATATTAAGtgtgatgcatttattttatataactATTCATTGACACTAGAGTATTTGTTGATGGTCTTACTGCCGAGTCTATTACCTTTAGCATtcgttttatttatgtttcaaagaaaatgtgttggcctttaaaaatcagcttttcaCTGCCCttacattatattttttattgttttatactctgtatatttgtggaaaagcataaatacttttttctttgtcaaacaTCACT
This window encodes:
- the notch3 gene encoding neurogenic locus notch homolog protein 3; amino-acid sequence: MEGNMQWIIFSLLLCFHIGEGFRCVDKNRPCQNGATCIDSPSRCICRPGFIGPFCQHLDPCHRSPCLNGAACKSDVVNDIPQYKCVCQRGFRGQDCSLIDACATSPCANGARCVNWNNHYNCSCPPGYQGKNCRSDIDECRKPGACLNGGLCLNSIGSFRCQCPLGYSGRTCEVSTLPCAPSQCLNGGTCRQTSDHSYECACLPGFQGHNCENNVDDCPGHKCMNGGLCVDGVNTYNCQCPPEWTGQYCAEDVNECLMQPNACHNGGTCFNTIGGHTCVCVNGWTGDDCSENIDDCAIAICFNGATCHDRVASFFCECPVGKTGLLCHLDDACVSNPCNEGAVCDTNPLNGRAICTCPAGFVGGACNQDMDECSIGANPCEHFGKCVNTEGSFQCQCGRGYAGPRCEIDINECHSMPCQNDATCLDRIGEFTCICMPGYTGTFCEIDIDDCESNPCVNDGICQDMVNGFTCTCQPGFTGTMCQIDIDECASTPCQNGAKCYDRPNGFECRCAEGYEGRLCEINVNNCQPDPCHHGTCIDGIASYTCNCDPGYTGYRCENQLNECHSNPCQNGGKCVDRVNKYICQCQHGTSGTNCEINFDDCASNPCDYGICKDGINRYDCVCKPGFTGPKCNVEIDECASSPCRNGGTCIDEENGFHCQCPEGFKPPYCYSQVDECGSSPCVHGSCREDINGYRCDCEPGWVGKNCDLDRNDCLPSPCQNAGTCIDKLNGFTCKCRQGFRGNLCQVNNNECASSPCLNKGTCVDGVASFTCLCELPYSGPTCAEVLTPCFPNPCANHAVCTHTPDYLGYQCNCQPGWQGQLCNIDMNECMSNPCKNRGTCTNTLGGFVCSCRAGFTGLTCETDINDCFPNPCLSGGSCTDGVNSFHCSCLPGFTGPRCALEINECQSFPCKNLGTCTDYVNSYTCSCPPGFTGIHCETNIPDCTESSCFNGGTCTDKINGYACTCRSGFTGSHCQYEVNECDSQPCLNGGTCQDALESFRCSCPKGFEGSRCQTPIDWCRRLSLCLNGGRCRQKDASFSCDCPNGWSGRYCDIPNMSCETAARKRGIQTDELCHHGGHCVNSGNTHICKCPADYTGSYCEIQVDQCEDKPCRNGATCRSYVGGYQCDCMPGYTGQTCEIEINECQSHPCQNGGTCIDLVGHYICSCPPGTLGVLCEINEDDCAPPLRLRGAPPKCLNNGTCVDRVGGHRCNCPPGFTGDRCEGDINECLSNPCSSTNSLDCIQLSNDYLCVCKPGFTGRRCQSRFSVCESQPCHNGGACSVTSIAPLGYTCTCQLGYAGPNCERSMSCQELSCYNGGSCALTKRGTRCVCLSGFGGPQCQHHSNDGCSSKPCQNGGLCTEETSSPFFHCQCLSGFMGKRCEQSKSELPSLSCPRADCQGKANDGVCDKECNTLPCRWDGGDCSLAANPWAHCADPRCWRAFNNSQCDEFCNNPECLYDNFDCRSKEKICNPIYASYCNAHYADGQCDQGCNTEECGWDGLDCAETVPEDLANGVLVLVVLLPPDKLLLTGKAFLQKLSAILHTSVRFRLDKNGDAMILPYTRREARLKRELGHQHEVVGSIVYLEIDNRLCIRDSEDCFPTAKSAADYLGALSATEMLDFPYPLREVREEKIPVDPISPTEWWYLLTRWMVPCLVFIFILVILVIGMLITRRKREHSTLWFPEGFFLKKEPSSNKNRREPVGQDALGLKHMPKTVEESLLGDHSDQWMDSDCPEAKRLKVEEPSMLSDSEDAVDCRQWTQHHLVAADIRVPPTIALTPPQGEFESDCMDVNVRGPDGFTPLMLASFCGGGLEPEVTEEEESEECSANIISDLIYQGASLAAQTDRTGETALHLAARYARADAAKRLLDAGADANAQDNTGRTPLHAAVAADAQGVFQILIRNRATDLDSRMYDGSTALILAARLAVEGMVEELITCHADVNAVDELGKSALHWAAAVNNVDATIALLKNGANKDMQDLKEETPLFLAAREGSCEAVKVLLAHFANREITDHMDRLPRDIALERMHHDIVQLLDEYNTVRSPQGHGAAGHQLAGGHTLSPLMCPPSAFLPSLKHTPQSKKNRRPGAKGSSLGGQHAASLKESVKARNKKLTLDMQSALLDSSVTLSPVDSLDSPHGGASNAGYITNPTSPVAMQSPGLFHSSMSVPNTPMVHSSMLEGGGPFAVSLAQINDIGAGAMSMQGRVSMASDVSHGYVLSSGQLGVNMGMVSPVSVPFDWHNRMPPSSQCGQQVVNIVQSSQAGMHVQSPAMQQQNMLMHQQQLYRSPMLQPTPVTSAPTISPVKLPSIAEQQQLINHNITNQPSMGPMGRSTPPTPQTSQPPPSFFQQHQQQLPQQSSQPPVQPTQGAAAAAQPAQVLSSQPSSSAAGNEDYPTPPSQHSFSSTLDATPKRFHNLPSEHPYLTPSPESPEHWSSPSPHCVSDWSDSTPSPAVTVPNQTQITQIPEANGKMQVFA